A genome region from Ficedula albicollis isolate OC2 chromosome 23, FicAlb1.5, whole genome shotgun sequence includes the following:
- the PPT1 gene encoding palmitoyl-protein thioesterase 1 translates to MAALRAAVPVLALLALCPGPAAAAAPLVIWHGMGDSCCNPVSMGYIKKLVEKRIPGIYVLSLKIGSNMMQDVENSFFMNVNAQVREVCSQLATDPHLQGGYNAMGFSQGGQFLRAVAQRCPVPPMLNLISIGGQHQGVYGFPRCPGESSHLCDWIRKTLDLGAYTKAVQEHLVQAEYWHDPLKEEDYRKNSIFLADINQERGINETYKKNLMALKKFVMVKFLNDTMVDPPISEWFGFYKSGQAKETIPLQETSLYKEDRLGLQQMDKAGKLVFLGVQGDHLHFSEEWFDSSILPFLQ, encoded by the exons ATGGCGGCGCTCAGAGCGGCGGTGCCGGTGCTGGCGCTGCTGGCGCTGTGCCCGGGCCCCGCGGCCGCCGCCGCGCCGCTGGTGATCTGGCACGGCATGG GAGACAGCTGCTGCAATCCGGTGAGCATGGGCTACATCAAAAAACTGGTGGAGAAAAGAATTCCGGGGATTTACGTCCTGTCGCTCAAGATTGGGAGCAACATGATGCAG GATGTGGAGAACAGCTTCTTCATGAACGTGAACGCTCAGGTGAGGGAGGTGTGCAGCCAGCTGGCCACGGACCCTCACCTGCAGGGGGGCTACAACGCCATGGGCTTCTCCCAGGGAGGCCAATTCCT GAGGGCTGTGGCCCAGAGGTGCCCTGTGCCTCCCATGCTCAACCTGATCTCCATCGGGGGACAGCACCAAG gggtgTACGGCTTCCCGCGCTGCCCCGGGGAGAGCTCCCACCTCTGCGACTGGATCCGAAAAACCCTGGATCTGGGAGCCTACACcaaggctgtgcaggagca ctTGGTGCAAGCAGAGTATTGGCACGACCCTCTGAAGGAGGAGGACTacaggaaaaacagcattttcctggcTGACATCAATCAGGAGAGG GGCATCAATGAGACGTACAAGAAAAACCTGATGGCTCTGAAAAAGTTTGTAATGGTGAAATTCCTCAATGATACCATGGTGGATCCTCCAATCTCTGAG tggtttgggttttacAAAAGTGGCCAAGCCAAGGAGACCATCCCACTGCAGGAGACCTCGCTGTACAAGGAG gatcgcctggggctgcagcagatggaCAAGGCAGGGAAGTTGGTGttcctgggggtgcagggggatCACCTGCACTTCTCAGAAGAGTGGTTTGACAGCAGCATCCTCCCCTTCCTGCAGTGA